The Streptomyces sp. NBC_01497 region GAGCCGAGTCCAGGACTGCTCGGGACAGGTCGACCAGGCCCTGCTCGCCGAGGAGTTGCAGAACCCTCTGATGCAGCCGGCCCCAGACCCCGGCACGGGACCAGATGACGAAGCGGCGGTGCACGGTCGACTTCGACGCTCCGAAGCACGGCGGCAGCGATCGCCAGACGCAGCAGCTGACCAGCACATAGATGATCGCGGCGAAGACCGCCTCATCGTCGATGTTCGCCACCCTGCCGCCCTGCGGCCGCACACGCGCCGCGGGCAACAACGGCCGCGCTATCTCCCATAACCCAGCCGGCACAATCCAGTCCCGACGAGCCCTGTCCATAGAAACGATCTACCTCAACCGGCCATGTAGGAGGCGGCCTTACCCGTGAAGCCGGTCGGGCGCAGTGAAGTGACGGCCGAGGCGAGTTTGTCGAAGCGGGTCGCGATCGCGCGGAACTGCTTGAGGCGGTTGAAGCAGCGTTCGACCACGTTACGGTTCTGGTAGAGCTCGCGGTCGAAGGTCGGCGGTCCGCCGCCGGCCTCGCCTCGCCGCCGACGGTTGGCCTTTTGGCCGACCTACTCGGGGATCACGGTCTGAATGCCCGCGCTTGCGCAGGCCCTGGCGGATCGTCTGGGACGAGTACGCCTAATGGGAAGTGAAGGCCCAGTGGCAGCTGACCTTCAAGGGCGCGAGTCGAGCCATTGAGTGTGCCCGGGCCTGAGAGCGCTGTTGACAAGACGAGGCTGCCTCGCGCGCAGCAAGTCTGGGCATGGGTGCTCGGGCCTTGTCTCCTGATGTTGAACACTCGAGACACTGGATCCTGAGGGTCTAAGAACGGACATCTCGTGGTCATGAAGAACTGCCCGCCGGGGTTCAAGGCGGACGCGGTCGCGCTGTACGAGTCGCGGCCCGGTGCGACGATCAGGTCGGTCGCCGCCGATCTGGGGATCAATGCGGAGACCCTGCGGAACTGGGTGAGGGCAGCCGGCGTGAGTCGCCCTCGGGGACGCCGGACGCAGGAACCGGCCGAGCCGTCGGCCCCGCTGGAGGCGGAGAACGCGGCTCTGCGGAAGAAGGTCCGCGAGCTGGAGGAGGAACGCAAGATCCTGCGGAAGGCGGCGAAGTATTTCGCCGGGGAGACGCGCTGGTGAATCGCTTCCAGTGTGTCGCCGACCTCCAGCGCCGGTACGGCGTGAAGCGGCTGTGCAGCATCCTCGGCATCGCCCGCTCGAGCTTCTATTACTGGCGCCGGACGGCTGTGGCCCGGGCCGCCCGGCAGCGGCCGACGCACAGCTCGCCATCCGGATACGGGCGGTGCACCAGGAATCGGAAGCTCCTACGGAGCCCGGAGAATCACCGCCGGGCCCCGCGAGACGAACGGTGAGGCGGTCAATCACAAGCGGGTCGCCAGGCTCATGCGGGCGTCCGGGATCGAAGGATTCCGGTTGCACCGCCGGCACCGCACCACCGTCCCCGACCCGGCCGCGGCCAAGGCTCCGGACCTGATCGGCCGCGACTTCACCGCGGGCAAGCCGAACATGAAGTACGTCGGCGACATCACCTACCTGCCCGTCGAGGGCGGGAAGTTCTGCTGCCTGACGACCGTCACCGACCCCGCCTCGCGCCGTCTGGCCGGCTGGGCGACCGCCGACCACATGCGCACGGATCTCGTGACCGACGCGCTGGCGGCAGCGATCCGCACCCGCGGCAGCCTCGCCGGATCGATCACGCACACCGACCACGGAGCCCAGTACACGAGCAGGGCCTTCGCCCAAGCCTGCAGGTCAGCAGGGGCCCGACAGAGCATGAGCGCGGTCAGGTCTAGCGCGGACAACGCACTCGCCAAGTCCTTCAACACGACCTTCAAACGCGAGACCCTGCAAGGACAAAAGAACTGGCCAACCGAGCGCGAGGCCCACCTCGACGCCTTCAGACGGTTCCACCGCTACAAACCCGACGCCGACACTCCCGCCTCGGACAACGATCACCGATCGCCTTCGAAAACACCTTCCACCCCACACCAACTACGCTGACACACGCCGCATAACCCGTGTTCAGGATCCGACGTCAAAGCCCTCAAACATCCGCGACAGACGGCCGTACCCCTGGCCCGCAATCAGCCGAACTGACTCACCGAACCTCCCCGCAACACATTGAGCGTCAGGTCAAACGTAGCTCGGAACGCCGCGCCTCGCCGTGCTGGGCCAGGCCGCTCACCTGCGAAAAACCCGTTGTGACAGAGATCGGACGGCAAGGCATCATCGGCAACCGCCCTGAAAGCCCACACAGGAGGTGGCGAGCTGGGCGCGATCATGGGACAGTTAGGGAGTACAGCTAGAACGTGTGTAACGTCCGCACCTCACTATGTGAGCACTTGACCCTCCTGGGGGCCATCGACATGCCTGTAATTTCCCGCGGCTTCCACGGTAGGCGCTCGGAGTCCGAGCACAAGCTGCCGCCAGGCCAATACGAGACCCACGACTTCCCAGTCCTATCAGCAGGGCCGACCCCAAGGGTTCCTGTCGATACCTGGCGTTTCAAGGTGAGGACTGAAAGCGGCACTCTCCACGAGTGGAGTTGGGCAGACTTCTTGGCGCTGCCGACTGAAAAGCCGCGGGTCGACCTACATTGCGTCACCAAATGGTCCAAGTTCGACACGCGATGGACCGGGGTCTCACTTGACCTGCTACTCGCGGACGTGGAGACGTCCGCCGAGTACGCGCTCGTCCACTCGTATGGCGGCTACACAACCAATCTCCCCCTTGAGGACCTCCTCGACGGGAAAGCATGGATCGTCCACCAGTTCGAGGGCGAGGAGCTGGACCCGGAGCACGGAGGCCCGGCGCGCCTACTCGTCCCGCATCTCTACCTCTGGAAGTCAGCGAAGTGGGTTCGCGGAATCGACATGCTCGTCGACGATGAGCCTGGGTTCTGGGAGAGCGCCGGATACCACGAATATGGAGACCCGTGGCGGGAGCAACGCTACCAGGGCGACTAGAACCGCTCCAGGCCGTTGCGCCGCTTTTGCCCGGTTCTTCATCCCAAGCAGGGATGGCAGTCCTGACTGATAAGTGGCAGGGCGTTCCAGTCTTCTGAGTCAGGAATCCTATCTGTGCCAGTCCGCACTCAGGCGTGAGCCTTGCGGTCTCGGATCATCCTGGCCTATGCAACCGGGACTTCCAACAAGGACGTTGTGGCGTAATTGGGGTCAACGGCGCCCGCGGTGGACCACTGGCAGGCCCGCCTCGTCGAGCACAGGATTGCGTGGCCTGGGCGGCACGCCCGGCCCGGCAGCCCCGCACGGTGAGCGACGAGCAAGTGACAGACCCCATGGCCACAACCCTGGAACGCACCCCGAATACGACGCACTGGTCGACCCGGTCTATGGCCGAGAAGACGGGCCTGTCCGCAGTCGACGGTCTCCCTCGTCTGGAGACCCTTCGGCCTTTGGGTAACACCGGGATCCTGTGATCCGTCGCGGGGTGGAGCACCGAAGGCTGTGGTCGTGGACTTGGTTCGTCAGGGCGTCTTGCGCGATGAGTTCGCGGAAGTGTCGCGCTTCCGTTCAGAGTTGTACGACGGGGTGCTGTGCACGGACGGGCCAATTCGAGTGCTGGTCGATTTCGCGCTGGTGCCTGACTATACCGCCATGATCACGAAGCTCTGCACGGCGGGGTTCAACCAGCGGGCCGGTATCGCACGGCTGCGTCATTTCCCGGTCGGGGTATCGCTACCGAGAGCGGTGAATGGTGAATGGTGAACTGATTGTGGCCGACGTAGCTGCAACCCGGCACCCACACAACGGCAGACCAGGCCTTTTGCCACACGTTCGGCCGAGGCGATAGCCACGCTGGAAACCGGCCGCGCGTTCGGGACCACGCTGCTCGACACGGTCCACAAGGCGCCCGCCGCGGGCGTCCCGGCAGTAGCCTCCGTGCAGATCCGAGAGTGGCCGAACGGCCGGACGACGTAGAGGTCCTGGTCGTGCTGGACGCCGGATGCGACACCCCGCGCGTCGCCCGCCCGCTGGCGGGCTGCTGCCCGTCGAGATCCTCAGCCAGCTTCACTCGGAACGAGTGATTCGACGTCCGAGACCCTCCGCAAGGAGTTGAGCGTGGCCAAAACCACGAGTGGTCGGGTGCGCAAGCGCAGCGGCGGGGTCGTCTTCGGCGACACCGCAACCTGGGGCACCGAGCCTCCGTGACGGTCACGGACCCCCGACCCTATCGCAGGCGACCGCGTCGGCATGAAACTGATTGCATCCGCAGCTGACCCGCGGGGCCGCACAGCTCGGCCACGCCGGCCTGCCTACCGTCCCCGAGGGCACTGTCATCCCCGGATTGAGGAGAAACTGCCCAGCGGCGGGGTCGACAAGCCAGTACGGCTATGGCAGTCGCGCGCCGCCACCGCGGAAGCAGACGCCGACCACTGCCGGCGGTCCTACCTCCACCGCTTCGACATCAAGCGGACATTCCGGTTCATTGCTCTTGGATGAACCGAGCCTGGGTGAATCTAGGCTTCGCAGCCGGGAAGCGGCTGACCGGTGGGCTCGGCTTGTGCTCGCCGCGTGTGCCCAGCTCCGACTCGCACGACCGCTACTCGCCGACCTCCGCAGGCCGTGGAAGAAGCCGCCTGAAGGCGAACAGGCTGACATCGCCCGCGTCCGGAGATGGCTCGGGACACGCACGCGAAGGCCAATCCACCGACGGATACACCGAAGCCGACCCGCCCCGGGCTTGAGGAAGCACAGCCTGATCCTCCGCCACGGCCTGGGCAGAATCTTCGGCACCGGGGAGGCGTTCAGCCGCCCTGCCCATCACAAAGTCGGCACGAACCGCGTAGAGCCTCGAGCTGGGATGGAGAAGCTGGGGACCGCCGCTCACCGCGCGGGTAGCCACCATCGGGCGCGTACTGCACGGATCGTCAGGCATCGCGGCGGCCCCTGCGAAGGCCATCTCGCCGGGAGCAGAGGACGCTTCTGCGGGCGAGGGTGCCATGACGCAGAGGGCAGCTTCGTATCGCCCGTTCAGGCAAACGACTGAGCAGTGGTCGCTTGGCGTCTCCTTTGGTGGGGGCCGGGGAAGAGGCCAAGCCGATCTGGCGTAGATGGATCATGCATAGAAACAGGCCAGAATGGGAGGGTGGAGGTGCTGACGGGCATCTTGGACGGAGACCCCCAGCCCCAGTGGCTTAGGTGACCGGTCGTTCACCCGGGCGGACTGAGTGCCACCTCTCGGTCCGCCTGGGCCGGCGAGTCCCGCCGAGACGGCATGATGGACTATGTGGGTGCTTCAGTCGCTTCGGTCGCTTCAGTCGCTGGCCGCCCCCAATATCGTCGTCGTGGACCGGACGACCCCGGCGACACGCGCGGCAGTCCACGGCTCGGCGTCCCACTCGAATAAGGCTTCGCTAGTCTATGTTCGCCATTGGGTCGCTTCAGTCGCTGCAAAGGGGGTGCGCCCTATGCCCGTCGACCAGGCTGTGATGCCCTACAGCAGTTCAACGTCCTCAGCAAGGGCCCCAGTCGTCCCCGATCCTGCGTCCGTCGCGCACTGGTGCGCCAGCCAGGGGTGGCCGGTGCATCCGCTCACTCCAGGACGCAAAACACCTGCCGCGAACTGCCGCCGCTGCTCCGGGGCCAACCACGAACGACCTCGGTGCACTTGCAAAGAGTCCGGGCGGTGGTGCCACGGCTTCCACAGCGCCACGCTAGACCCCGCCCTCATCGACCGATGGTGGCGCCTTGAGCCACGCTTCGGAATCGGTGTCGCGTGCGGCGCGGCAGGACTGGTCGTAGTAGACATCGACGCCCACCCCGGGCCACTCCCAGTACGGAGCCAACTACTCCCCGGAATCCCCATTCCCGAGGGGGTTGACCTCTCCGGCCTGGAAAACGGCTACCACACTCTGGGTGTGCTAGCTGCGCTGCGCGACCAGCCCAGTCCGGCAGACGACCTCGCGACGCTGCGCGTGCGCACGCCTTCAGGAGGGCTGCACGTCTGGTACCGGGCCCGCCCAGGGCGGCCGTTTCAATCATCATCAGGTTCGGGCGGGAAGCGCGCGCTTGCCTGGCAGGTCGATATACGAGCCCGTGGGGGCTACATCATTGCCCCCGGAACGCGGACGGACGCGGGACGTTACGTTCCGGTGAGCGACGTCCTCAAGCCAGCCGAGCTACCGAATTGGCTAGCAGACGAACTGGACCGTACCCATCACTCCCCGACGGCCCCGTCGGCCCGGGAGGCGAGCCTCCCGCCGCGGGCCCAGCTCGCCGTCGCTGCTGCCCGCGGCGAGGGGTCAAAGGGTGCGTTGCGCCTTATGGGCAACACACTTGCTGAGGTCTCACTCTGCGGCTCGCAATCAGAAGGCGCGGGGTTCAGCGAGAAACTTAACCGCGCCGCCTATACAGCGGGCGGGCTGGTGGGGGCAGGACTCCTCTCAGAAGCCGAAGCCCGCAGCACGCTCCTGCATACGGCCCTTTCCGCCCGGCCCGGGCAAGAAGCCCGTGCCAGCAGTATCATCCGCAGCGGCCTCGCAGCGGGGATGCGGGCGCCCTTCCGACCGGGAGGCCTGCCGTGACACAGGACAATACAGACTTCCTCTTCCAGTTCGACCCTGCCGCAGTGGCAGCGCAGATTCGAGAGCAAACCGCGACCCTGCTGCCGGCGCAGAAGCCCCCCCGCGCTGCAACAACAGAGAACGACCCAGCAATCACAGCAGCCGGGCTAGTACCTGACACCCTCACGGATCGTGGCAACGCCAAGCTCTTCGTGAAGCTCTACGGCCGGGACTACCGTCATGTCCCGGGCATGGGCTGGTACAAGTGGGACAAGACTCGCTGGCAAGTAGACGAGGACGACACTGTCCTTTGGGCTGCTGGAGACCTCGCCGAAGCGATGGCCACCATTGATCCCCACGGGATGCACTCGGCCCACGAGCTACGACGGCATCGCAAACGCGCCCTCAGCACCACAGGCATCAACGCGATGCTGACACAGGCGAAGTCCGCTCCGGACATCGTCCTCAATGCGGCACGCCTGGATGCAGACCCTTACGCACTCTGCACTCCGGCGGGGATCGTCGATCTGCGGACGGGCCTCGTCCACCCACCTGACCCGAACAAGGACTTCCACTCCCGATCCACCAGCGTAGGCGCAGAGGAAATGCCTACCCCCCGGTGGGAAAGATTCCTCCGGGACACCTTCGGGGAGGACACTGAAGGAGAGGAGATGATCGACTTCCTCCATCTCCTCCTCGGGTACTCCGTCACTGGAGATGTCGGAGCACAAGTACTTCCGTTCCTCTTCGGGTCTGGCAAGAACGGGAAGTCCGTGCTACTTGACGTCCTCATCAAGCTGCTCGGAGACTACGCGGATGCTGCCCCGCCAGGCTTCCTCATGGCCCGCCCTTTCGAAGGCCACCCCACCGATCTCGCCGAGCTTCACGGCCGCCGGGTCATCGTCTGCTCAGAGGTGAAGCCCGGCGACAAATTCGATGAAGCACGGGTCAAACTTCTGACCGGTGGAGATCGGATCAAGGCCCGCCGCATGAGGCAGGACTTCTTCAGCTTCACCCCCACCCACAAGCTGTGGCTGCTGGGGAACCACCAACCGGAAGTCGGCACGGGCGGCTTCGCCTTCTGGCGGCGCATGCGCATGATCCCCTTCACCCGGGTCGTCTCAGACGACCGGAAGATCGACAATCTTGCCGACATTTTGGTGACCGAGGAGGGTCCCGGGATCCTGAACTGGCTCATCATCGGAGCCCGTCGCTATCTCAATGGAACACGCGACCTGTCAGGGGCTGAGCGGGTCCGGATCGCGACAACGACATACGCGGAAACGGAGGACCACACCGGACGCTTCTACAGCGAGTGCTGTTCGCTCGCTCCAGCACGACGCGTCGAACAGGCCAGCCTCTACGCCGCCTACAGGTCTTGGTGCGTCGGGGAGGGCTCTACACCGCTGTCCTCACGCGCCTTCGCGTCCAGGACCAGGGAGCTACTGGGATTGGCCTCCCCCAAAGACATGACAGTATCCAATTCGCGGAAGTATTACCCAGGGATCGGCCTACTGACGGACGAGGAGGCAAGATGAGCTCTCTGATCACTGAAGACGAGATCAAGGACGAAGTCGAGCTAGTCTGGCTCGAGGACATCTCGCTCTTGGACTACGTACGCCAGAGCTTGGACCGCCTTCCCACACGCCGTGGGAAGCCCGCCTATCACAGGGCAGGGCGGCTTGTTGGCTACGCCAACCTTGCGCCCGAAGCGAAGGCATCACGTTCATCGGGCACATTTCGCAGGAGGGTCTTCTGGCTCCTGCCGCACGACCGGGACAGCGTACCGGAGGGCCTGTACTCGTCAGGAGCTCCCGCTGAGGCGATCGATCCTACGACGGTAAGCTCTGCGATAAAGGGGCACAAAACTGAGCGTTCTGAAGGCGGACCCCCTTCGACAGCGATGAAAGAGCTGGGGATAACGCTGCCTCTCTAGAGTTCGGGCGGTCCCACCGTGGATGCCCTGCCAGGAGAAACGACCTCCACCGTCTCAGTGGAGCTCCGTACATGGCGACCCATGATGGGCACAGCGGGGTCACGGCGACGATCGTGTTCGTAAGGACGTCCGCCGGCTTGTTGCAGCAATGAGCGCTGAGGGTCCAAGCGTTGTCCCGTAACTCAGGGCAGAGGTCGGTAGGTCACCACAAGCAGACCTGATCGTCAGGTTGCGCCCCGCATCGCGGCCTGAATCGGATCCTGACCAAGCAGGTCGAACCGGACATCGGCAAGCGGCGCCCAGAGTTACGAGACAGCCCTGAGGTCTGGCCGGTGCGGCCTGTACCCACGAAGCCGACGGGGGCGGCCGCACCGTGCTCATCCCGCCGTGGGCGGAGCCCACGGGGAACTGCCCTGGTTTAAAGCTGCAGTCCTAACCCCGTCAGCACGTGAGCCTTTGCGGGGAGGCAGCCGCCAGGGCGGGAGAGGACCCGCACCCGGAGACAGGTCAACTTCCGGTCCCCCTCGCTATCTCCGCAGCGACAGCCCACGACAAGTCTGTCCATACGCTCGCACGACGGCTACTCGAGCCACTACGCCGTCTCTGAACTGGACCGCGAAGGGGCTTCCCCTCAAGGGGAGACACCATGTCTACAGCTCGTCCCGGCACGCTACCGGCATTACCTTCCACAGACGAAAGCTGTGCGGCCTTCCTCTGAGGGATCTGCTTGCTTGGGCGCAGTCCCTCAAGAAAGGGACTGCGCCCAAGCAAGCAACAAGTCGACACACATCGGGGAGTCGGCCCCCTCACCGTGGGAGCGCTGGGCGGGCGCCAACCGCCGGCGGATGCCGGCGCCTATCCCCCGGTGCTCCTGCGTACGCCAGGAGCCGACAACTGGGACGCTCCGCGCAGGAGGACACGCCGCTCCGGGCAGGGACAGTAGTTGAGTCGCTGACGTGCGTTCAGTCCCTCTGATGGTGGCGAGTTACTGCAGGTCAGGGGCACGCCCCACACAGGACAGCGACTGAAGCGACTGAACTGCTATATATCGTCCAGGTAGGGCAATTGCTAGTTGGCGTCATAAGATCAGGCTTCAGTCGCTTCAGTCGCTTTCTGATGCCATCCACCCCTGTGACCTGGGCAAACGTAAGAGAGACTGAAGAACTAGAGTCTCTCTTAATCAGTCGCTCCGCCGCAGTTGCATTTTGCACCTTTTAGACATAGATGCTCCTCTTTCAGTAACCCCCGCCACAGGCTGATGTCCCTCCTCCTTGCGGATCGCGCCTACTCCTCCGGAGACCCTCTCCGACGCTGGCATCCGCACGGTCATCCCACAGCCGACCGACCAGACCAAACACTGCCTGCGGCGTAGCCCCCTATGCAGGCTGCCCGGTTTTGGTGCGGACACATACCAAGAGCGCAACGTCATCGAACGGCGCATCGCCCCCCGCGGAGCAATAGTCAAGAGTCCCGGGTGAACTGATTCGAGCTTGCGCTGCGGTGGGCAAGGCCATCCCTAGGAGCGTTGCGAATCCGCTTGGTGCAGGCGGCCTCAGCGACGATCTCGACGACTTCAGCGTTCATCCCGTCGGCCAGCTTGAGCTAGAGCCAGTTGGATGGCGCGAGCAGGTCGTCCCGCTGCTAGTGCAGCTTGAGCGTGGTGGCGCGGAAGAGCGCCCCTCCCAGCAGTCGCTCAGCGAGGAAGAGGTGGTCGATCGTGGCCAAGGCCATCGTCCCCGCTCCCCCGGCGTAGGTGGGAGCGGGGATAAAGCCTGGCCGATCTGCGGTCCAGGTGCTGAAGCACGCCGGATTGGGCCAGTGTCTGTTCCGGATCAATGAGCACACAGCTGATCAGGTCGACCTTCTTCGGGTCGCCGATGTGCTCTAGCTTGTCGAGGTAGGCCGTAAAGCGGACGTGACCGTTTTCCCCTGCAGGATGTCGTGGATCTCCGTGCGGCCTGCTCCTCCCCCGAGGCCAGGACCCCGTTCCCGAAGCGGGTGCCGGACCAGGCCAGAGCGACGAGGTTGGCGCCGGTGATCGCACATCAGCGTTCCCGGATGGACTCGACGAGCTTGAACAAGGTCGTCAGGGTGGCGGCTGGGCTCCCTGTACCGTCGGTGACCTTGGTGCCGGAGCCTAACGGTGGAGGACGTCGACTCGATCGGGTTCGTGGTCCGCAGGTGGATCCGGCGCTCGCCGGGCATCGTAGAACGCCAGCAGCTCCTCAGCGTCGTCGGCGATCTTCGCGACGGCCTTCGGGGACTTCGCGCCGTTGGCGCAGGCGAACGGATCGATCGCCTTCCCGGCGTGGCCCGGTCCTCGGTGTTGCGGGTCTCCTGCATCGCTTTTTTACGCGCAGGAATGAGCGGACCACGGTCGGGCATTCGGGACATTCCGAGCCCTGTCGATCCAGCACCCTTGCTGCCGTGCAGCAGGGACAACCTCAGTCAAGGCACGCCACGGCCCCATCGCGAGGTCGTCGGCCACGAGTTCGAGGTCGCACGTGTCACATCCGCGGCAGACCTGCAGCCCCATGTCTGGGACATGGCGTCGCCGTCCCCTACTGCTTTTTCAGCCGGGTCACCGGCGGCTGCGGCAGAGTGGAGGAACTGCTCCAGCGCCGGCGCGAATTCTCCGGAGGACAAGCAATGGAGGTAGAGCAGTGGGAGTACCTCGCTCACCGTGAGCGACTTGAGGCACCAGGATCTTGACGAGAAGCGCTTGCGCTCGCCGCAAGCCTCGTTGACGCGGCGAGCGTCCACCTGCGGCGCAGTCACCAGCCAACCGCCGCGGAACCTGTCTGTCCCGGGTCGTGGTGCCCGGTCAGAAGTGGTTTTGGTCAGAAGCGTTTCGTGTTTTGGTACTGGGGTGGCCCAGACGGGGTTGGATCGAGATCATGCCCGGTGTGCTCCCTGGGGGTCCAGCCCTCAGGGAGCACACCTGACCGGGATATGAGGGGCCGACCCGCTTGCAAATTTTTTCAGGTCGAGGTGTTGCACCCCCCGAGGGGCCGGACATGTACGGGTGGAAGCAGCGAGAGGGAGTCATGGCCAGCGACGTCGAAGCGCAGTTCACTGATGTGTACCGGGAGCACTATGAGGATGTTTTGCGGTTCGTCCGCAGACGTGCTCACCCGATGTACGTCGATGACATCGTCAGTGACACGTTCCTTACTGCATGGCGTAGATGGAGGGAGCTTCCGGAGGAGCCCCGTCCTTGGCTGTTTGGTACTGCACGCAAGGTGATGCTGAACGCGCATCGTGGTCAGCACCGTCAAACGGCTGTTGCGGTCCGCATCATGGAAGTCGGCGGCGACGACAGTTACGACGGGATGATCGCGGCGGAAAACCGGATGGACCTTGTTTCCGCCTGGCGGCAGCTTTCGGCCGCAGACCAGGAGGTACTGGCTCTTCATGTGTGGGAGGGGCTCCCCGATCGGGCTGCGGCTTCCGTACTCGGATGCTCACGTGCCGCTTACACGATGCGGCTTTCCCGCTGTAAGCGCCGCTTGGCCAAGGCTTTTGGGTCAACCAGTTGCCCCGCTCCCATCTTGACTTCCGCGAACTAAGGAAACTGAAGTGAACAAGGCTGAGAAAGATCCACTCCAGATGCTGACTGCTCTGGATGCTGCCCCCTCTCGCCCTCTTACCGGCTTCGAAGCCCGCCAGAAGGAAGATCTCTTGCGTACCGTGTTGACCGAAACTGTCTCTGCCCCACAGCCCACCTCCCGTGCTCGCCGCCGGCGTCCGCTGCTTTTGATGGCCGCAGGCGCGGTCGCCGCGACCGCGGCCATTGTGACCGTGGCTACCGTCCCGTCGGGTACCACCAGTGCGACGGCCGTCGGCTCGGGAGGGCCGCTGTCCTCCATCGAGCTCGCGAGCTGGACAGGCACTCCGACTCACCCGACGAGTACTGCCCCTTCGGCTACC contains the following coding sequences:
- a CDS encoding bifunctional DNA primase/polymerase; the protein is MPYSSSTSSARAPVVPDPASVAHWCASQGWPVHPLTPGRKTPAANCRRCSGANHERPRCTCKESGRWCHGFHSATLDPALIDRWWRLEPRFGIGVACGAAGLVVVDIDAHPGPLPVRSQLLPGIPIPEGVDLSGLENGYHTLGVLAALRDQPSPADDLATLRVRTPSGGLHVWYRARPGRPFQSSSGSGGKRALAWQVDIRARGGYIIAPGTRTDAGRYVPVSDVLKPAELPNWLADELDRTHHSPTAPSAREASLPPRAQLAVAAARGEGSKGALRLMGNTLAEVSLCGSQSEGAGFSEKLNRAAYTAGGLVGAGLLSEAEARSTLLHTALSARPGQEARASSIIRSGLAAGMRAPFRPGGLP
- a CDS encoding sulfite oxidase-like oxidoreductase, coding for MPVISRGFHGRRSESEHKLPPGQYETHDFPVLSAGPTPRVPVDTWRFKVRTESGTLHEWSWADFLALPTEKPRVDLHCVTKWSKFDTRWTGVSLDLLLADVETSAEYALVHSYGGYTTNLPLEDLLDGKAWIVHQFEGEELDPEHGGPARLLVPHLYLWKSAKWVRGIDMLVDDEPGFWESAGYHEYGDPWREQRYQGD
- a CDS encoding RNA polymerase sigma factor, translated to MASDVEAQFTDVYREHYEDVLRFVRRRAHPMYVDDIVSDTFLTAWRRWRELPEEPRPWLFGTARKVMLNAHRGQHRQTAVAVRIMEVGGDDSYDGMIAAENRMDLVSAWRQLSAADQEVLALHVWEGLPDRAAASVLGCSRAAYTMRLSRCKRRLAKAFGSTSCPAPILTSAN
- a CDS encoding DUF6009 family protein, coding for MSSLITEDEIKDEVELVWLEDISLLDYVRQSLDRLPTRRGKPAYHRAGRLVGYANLAPEAKASRSSGTFRRRVFWLLPHDRDSVPEGLYSSGAPAEAIDPTTVSSAIKGHKTERSEGGPPSTAMKELGITLPL
- a CDS encoding DNA primase family protein yields the protein MTQDNTDFLFQFDPAAVAAQIREQTATLLPAQKPPRAATTENDPAITAAGLVPDTLTDRGNAKLFVKLYGRDYRHVPGMGWYKWDKTRWQVDEDDTVLWAAGDLAEAMATIDPHGMHSAHELRRHRKRALSTTGINAMLTQAKSAPDIVLNAARLDADPYALCTPAGIVDLRTGLVHPPDPNKDFHSRSTSVGAEEMPTPRWERFLRDTFGEDTEGEEMIDFLHLLLGYSVTGDVGAQVLPFLFGSGKNGKSVLLDVLIKLLGDYADAAPPGFLMARPFEGHPTDLAELHGRRVIVCSEVKPGDKFDEARVKLLTGGDRIKARRMRQDFFSFTPTHKLWLLGNHQPEVGTGGFAFWRRMRMIPFTRVVSDDRKIDNLADILVTEEGPGILNWLIIGARRYLNGTRDLSGAERVRIATTTYAETEDHTGRFYSECCSLAPARRVEQASLYAAYRSWCVGEGSTPLSSRAFASRTRELLGLASPKDMTVSNSRKYYPGIGLLTDEEAR